GAGGGCGACGTGGTCGCGATCCTCATGGAGAACAACGAGCACATCCACGCGGTCATGTGGGCGGCGCGGCGCAGCGGCCTGTACTACGTGCCGATCAACACGCATCTGACCGCGGCCGAGGCGGCCTACATCATCGACAACAGCGGCGCCAAGGCCATCGTCGGCTCCGCGGTGCTCAAGGACATCCTGAGCGGCCTCGACAAGGAACTGCCCAACGGCCTGCCGGACACCCTGCTGATCGCCGACGGTGAACTCGACGGCTGGCAGCGGTACCCCGAAGCCGTCGCGGACCTGCCTGCCACCCCGATCGACGACGAGATGGACGGGGACCTGCTGCAGTACTCGTCGGGCACCACGGGTCGGCCCAAGGGCATCAAGCGGGAACTGCCGCATGTGCCGCCGTCGGAGACCCCCGGCATGATGTCGGCGTTGGTGGGTTTCTGGATGCAGCCGGACTCGGTGTATCTCAGCCCCGCGCCGCTCTATCACACCGCGCCCTCGGTGTGGTCCATGCAGACCCACGCCGCAGGCATCACCACGGTGGTGCTGGAGAAGTTCGACGCCGAGGGCACCCTCGACGCGATCCAGAAGTACGGTGTCACCCAGGGACAGTTCGTCCCGGTGATGTTCACCAGGATGCTGAAACTCCCTGAAAACGTGCGGAATTCGTACGACCTGTCCAGCCTGCGACGCGTCATGCACGCCGCCGCCCCGTGTCCCGTCGAGATCAAGAAGCAGATGATCGACTGGTGGGGGCCCATCGTCGACGAGTACTACGCCTCTTCGGAGGCCATCGGTGCGACGGTGATCTTCGCCGAGGACTGGCTGACGCACCCGGGTTCGGTCGGCAAGCCGATGAACGGTCTCGTGCACATCCTCGACGAGGACGGCAAGGAACTGCCGCCCGGCCAGGCCGGTGAGATCTTCTTCGAGGGCGGCGCCGATTTCGAATACCTCAACGACGCGGAGAAGACCGCGTCCTCGCGTGAGTCGCACGGTTGGAAGACGGTGGGGGACATCGGGTATGTCGATGAGGACGGCTACCTGTACCTGACTGACCGGCGCCACCACATGATCATCTCGGGCGGGGTGAACATTTACCCGCAGGAAGCCGAGAACATGCTCGTCGTGCACCCGAAGGTGATGGACGCCGCGGTGTTCGGCATCCCGGACGACGAGATGGGCCAGAGCGTCAAGGGCGTGGTGCAGACCGTGGACCCGGCCGATGCCACCCCGGAATTCGCCGAGGAGCTGCTGGGCTGGCTGCGGGAGCGCCTGACGCACTACAAGTGCCCGCGGACCATCTCGTTCGAGGCCGAGCTGCCCCGCACCGATACCGGCAAGCTCTACAAGCAGGGGCTGATAAACAAGTACTCGTGACCGTCCTGGAACTGCCTGCGGGGATCCGCGTCGGGGTCGACACCCCGACCGACGACGCGACGTTCACGCTGACCGAACGTCCCGCGGAGGACCGGCGAATGGTCACGGTGGACTCGGTCGAGCAGGCGCTGGGCGAACTCACCGAGCGGTGTCAGACGTGGCCGCAGGCCGCGGCGGTCTGTGACGACGTGTTGCGTGCCCTCGACCCGGCCGGGCCGACCCGGGCCGGGCTCATCACCGAATCGCTGGCGTATTCGACGCTGCAGTCAGGATCGGAGTTCCGGCGATGGCTGGCCGAACGGGGGCCGGCGACCGTGCCGCAGCTGCCCGAACCGGTGCAGGCGCACCGTGAGGGAAACACGCTGCACGTCCGGTTCAACCGGCCGCAGCGGCACAACGCGTTCTCCACCGATGCCAGGGGCGCCCTGCTCGAGGCCCTCGAGGTGGCCCGGTTGGATCCATCGGTCGACGAGGTGGTCCTGGGCGGTAACGGCCGATCATTCTGCAGCGGCGGAGATCTGGCCGAGTTCGGCTCGTTCGCCGACCCGGCGAGCGCTCATCTGGCGCGTACCAGACACAGCCCGGCCCTGGTCCTCGATGAACTCGCCGAGAAGCTGGGACGACGCTGCCGCGCCGAGGTACACGGTCAAGTGCTGGGCAGTGGCCTGGAGATGGCCTGCTATTGCGGGTGGGTCAGTTGCCATCCGGATGCCACGATCGGCCTGCCCGAACTGGCCCTGGGGTTGATTCCAGGGGCGGGCGGCACGGTGAGCATCACGCGGCGCATCGGCCGGTGGCGCACCGCGTATCTCGTGCTCTCCGGGCACACCATCGACGCCGCGACGGCGCTCGCGTGGGGGTTGGTCGATGAGGTCCGGTCCGTAACGGTGACTCTGCGGTGAGGGCGGTCCCTTCTCGCACTTCCGCGCCCTAGCCGCAGGATCACCGTCGGTGAATGGCATAGTGCGAGATGTGAACCATGGTGGTCCGTTCTTCGACGATCTGCAGGTCGGCCAGGTTTTCGACACTGCGCCGTCGATGACCTTGACCTCAGGCGCGGCTGCGGCGCACCAGGCCATCCTCGGTGACCGGCTGCGGTTGGCGCTCGATGCCGACCTGGCCACCGCGGTGACCGGGGAGCCGGGTCCACTCGCGCACCCCGCGCTGGTCTGCGATGTGGCGATCGGCCAGAGCACGTTGGTGACGCAACGGGTGAAGGCCAACCTGTTCTACCGTGGGCTGGCATTCCACCGCTGCCCGGTGATCGGTGACACTCTCTATACCCGCACCGAAGTGGTTGGTCTCAAACAGAACTCGATCAAGCCCGGAAGGCAGGCCACCGGCCTGGCGGCCCTGCGGATGACCACCGTCGACCAGTTGGACCGCAAGGTGCTCGACTTCTACCGCTGCGCGATGTTGCCGCTGTCCGGAAACGAAGTCGACACCGGGCACGCCGATGACCTGTCGGCGATCGGGGCCGACGCCACCGCGCCGAACCCCACCGCCGGCTGGGATGCGGACGCGTTCCGGACCCGGATCCCCGGCCCGCACTTCGACCCCGGCCTGGCCGGGGCGGTTCTGCACAGCACCGCCGACGTGGTGAGCAGCGCCCCTGAACTGGCCCGGCTGACGCTGAACATCGCTGCCACCCATCATGATCGGCGCGTAGGCGGCGAGCGTCTGGTGTATGGCGGACACACCATCGGACTGGCCCTGGCTCAGGCCAGTCGGTTGTTGCCGAACCTGGCCACCGTGCTGGGCTGGGAGTCCTGTGACCACACTGGCCCGGTGCACGAGGGCGACACCCTGTTCAGCGAGCTGCACGTGGAGTCGGCCGAAGCCGGCGTGCTCAAACTGCGCTCACTGGTCTACGCGGCCGCTGAGCCCGACGGTGGTGACGATCGTCAGGTACTGGACTGGCGGTTCAGCGCGCTGCAGTTCTGATGGCATCGTTGGCGATTCCGCGGGACCTGCTGAGGCGGGCCCAGGTGGTCGCCGACGACTTCACGGCGCACACCGGTGTGACCGTCGACGCCACCGAACTGCTCACCGGTCGCGCCGCCTTGTTGAACATCGCACCCCACGGGCAGGTGTCGGCGGGCGGGGCGACGCGACTGCTGGCCCCCCGCGACGGGTGGTGTGCTCTGACCTTGTCACGTCCTGACGACACTGAAGCGATTCCGGCACTGCTGCAGGTGGATTCGGTCGACGCTGATCCGTGGCCGGCGGTCCGGGAGTGGGCCGCGGTGAACTCCGCTGCGGAACTGGCCGCACGGGCCCGTCTGCTCGGGCTACCGGTCGCGGTGCTCGGGGAAACCGCGCCCGCGCCTCCGGCGGTGAGTCCACTGTGGCCTGCCCAGACCGGGTCGTTGGCCGGAACACTGGTGGCCGACCTGTCGTCGATGTGGGCCGGGCCCCTGTGCGGACAGCTGCTGGCCCGGGCCGGGGCCACGGTGGTCAAGGTGGAGAGCTCGAGCCGGCCGGACGGCACCCGGGCCGGGGCGCCGGAGTTCTTCGACTGGATGAACGGCGGGAAACTCTCGTACGCGGTCGATTTCGAGGATCCCCGGGACCTGGCCGCGCTGATTCAGGTGGCCGATGTGGTGGTCGAGGCCTCACGGCCGGCTGCCCTCGCCCGTCGTGGCCTCGGACCCGACGTCGTCGCAGCCCGGCCGGGACGGATCTGGCTGCGTATCACCGGGCACGGCTCCGAGGGGGAAAAGGCCGACTGGGTGGCGTTCGGTGACGATGCCGCGGTCTCGGGCGGCCTGGTCGGATACCGCGAGGGCGCACCGGTATTCAGCGGCGACGCCATCGCGGACCCGCTCACGGGGTTGCACGCCGCGGCCGCTGTGGCGGACTCGCGACACCGCGGCGGCGGTGAGCTGATCGAGTTCTCGATGGCGGCGGTGGCCGCCGGTTACCGCTCCTGCGGCGACGACGGTATGGACGTCGTCCCCGTGCGACCACCCGCGGGACTGCACGGCCGCGAGCTCGGGGCCGACAACGACGCGGTCCGCCGGTTGGTCGCGGAACGGATCGATGCGCCATGCTGATTCGTCGCGCGACCCTGCTGGACGGGACGGTGGCCGACATCCGCGTCGGCGACATCATCGACGAAGTCGCGGAAGCGCTGTCGCCGAAGCCGGGCGAACAGGTGCTCGACGCCGCGTTCGGCACCGTGATTCCGGGATTGCACGATCACCATCTGCACGTGTACTCAGCGGCGGCCGAGGGGGATTCGGTCCGGGTCGGCCCCGCCGAGGTGACCGATGAGGCCGCGCTGTCCAGCGTGTTGAGGGCCGCGGTGGTCGGTGCCGACGGCTGGATTCGGGCTGTGGGTTATCACGAGGCGGTGGCAGGCCCGCTGGACCGGCATGCGCTGGATCGGTTGGCCCCCGCTGTGCCGGTGCGGGTGCAGCACCGCAGTGGCGTGTTGTGGACGGTGAACTCGCCGGGCCTCGCGGCACTGGGTCTGGGCGATCACCCCGACGGTCGGCTCCGCAGCGCGGATCGAACCTGGTCGGAGGGCCTTGAGCGCAGACCGACGGTGGTCGCGGAGTTCAGCGCCCGCCTGGCCGGTTACGGCGTCACCGGTGTCACCGATGCCACGCCCGACCTGCGTCCGGATGATCGACCCACGGGCCTGCGGCAACGCGTGCACTACCTTGCACCGGGCAAGCGCATCCTGCACGACGACGGTCTGGACCTGGACGAATTGACGGTCTGGATCACCGAACGGCACCGGGCCGGTGCCCCGGTGGCCGTGCATTGCGTGACCTCGGCCCAGCTGATCGTCACGATCGCCGCGCTGCACGCCGCGGGCAGCCATCCCGCCGACCGCATCGAACACGCCGCGATGGTGCCGCAGGACTGCATCGCCGACCTCGTCGCACTCGGGATCACGGTGGTGACCCAGCCCAACTTCGTGGCCGAGCGGGGAGACCAGTACCGCACGGATGTGCCTGCCGCCGAACAGGATCAGCTCTGGCGCCTGGCCACTCTGCTCGCCGCAGGCGTGCCGGTGGCACTGTCCACCGATGCCCCGTTCGGCGCACCGGACCCGTGGGCCGCGATGCGCGCGGCCGTGCACCGCCGGACCCCACGCGGCGTGGTGCTCAACCCGGTCGAACGGATATCCGGTCGGCGGGCGCTGGCCCTGTTCCTGGGCAGCGCCGACGGTCCGGCCCGGCCGCGGCGCATCGCTCCAGGGGAGCCCGGTGACCTGTGCCTGCTGACGGCGTCCCCGCAACGGGTGGTAGACGCACTGGAAGCCGATCTGGTGGCCGCTACCGTCGTGGGCGGTGTGGTGGTGTTCGAGCGGTGAATGTGTGGCGGGTGCCGGGCATGCCGGCGTTGTTGGCGTGCGCGGCCATGGGATTCGCTGGGTTCTCCCTGCTGCTGCCGGCCGCCCCGATGTGGGCGGTGCGGATCGGTGCCGACAGTCTCGGCGCGGGTGCGGTCAACAGCGTGCTCATGTTGTTCACCGTCATCGCGCAGCTGTTGGTCGGATGGCTGTTGCGGCGGGTGGGCTGGGCCGTCACGCAGGCGCTCGGGCTCGTGCTGCTGGGAATACCGGCAGTTGCGCATCTGCTGACCGGATCTCTTTGGCAGGTGCTGCTTCTGGCGGCGTTGCGCGGGCTGGGTTTCGGCATTCTGACGGTGTGCAGTGTCCGGGGTATCGCGGCGTTGATCCCGCAGGAGCGTCGCGGTCGTGCCATCGGCGCGTACGGATTGTCGATCGCGGCACCGCAGTTCGTATTGACCCCGCTGGCACCGTGGCTGGCCGAAAATGTCGGCTATCAGCTGGTATTCGGGTTGGCCGCCGCACCGCTGCTCGCGGTACCGCTGGCATTCGCCCGCCCGGCACCCACGTTGGTGCATCAGCCCCATCCGGACCGGCTCGACGGAGTGGGCGCCGGGCTGGTCGGCCCGATCGCCGCGCTCGTGGTGATCACCGCGGCAGGCGGTGGCATCCTCACGTTCGCTCCTCAACTGAGCGGCGCGACAACCGCGCTCGGAGCGTTGTTGGCCATGACCGGGACCGCGGCGCTGGCCCGATGGCTGATCGGAGGGCCGGCCGACCATCACGGCGCCGCGCGGTTCATCGCCCCCATGCTGGGAGTCGGCGCGACCGGGCTGGCGGTGATCGCCGTGGGTATCGCCGCCGGCGGTTGGTTGGTGATCTTCGGCTGTGCTCTGTTGGGTACTGCCTATGGTGCGCTGCAGAATCTCACCCTGGTGCAGGCCTTCGCCGCCACCGGGGAGCATGCCCGCGGTGCGGTCAGCGTGGCGTGGAACGTCGGTTTCGATGCGGGCACCGGGCTGGGGTCGCTGGCTGTCGGGGCGCTGGCCACCTCGTTCTCGTTCCCGACGGCGTTCGCCGTGATGACGGCTGCGTGTGTGGGGGTCGGGTTGATGTGGGTACTCATGCGCCATGACGGGCAATCAGGGCGCGGCACCGCTGCTTGACGCGCTGCACGACTACCACAACTCCAACCGGTACGGGTTCTCGCCGCCCGGGCATCGGCAGGGTCGCGGTGCTGATGAGCGCGTTCTGCAGGTGCTGGGGCGGGAGCCCTTCTTGAGCGATGTTCTGGCCAGCGGCGGTCTCGACGACCGGCGCATGAGCAACGGTTATCTCAAGCGGGCCGAGGAATTGATGGCCGAGGCGGTGGGGGCGCGCGCGGCATGGTTCTCCACCTGCGGTAGTTCGTTGTCGGTGAAGGCCGCGATGATGGCCGTCGCCGGCTGCGACGGCAGCCTGCTGCTCAGCCGGGACAGCCACAAATCGGTGGTTGCCGGGCTGATCTTCTCGGGTCTGACACCGCGCTGGATCACGCCGCAATGGGACGCCGAACGTCATCTGTCGCACCCGCCGTCGCCGCAGCAGGTCGAGCAGGCCTGGCAGCGGCACCCGGACGCCGCCGCGGCGTTGATCGTCAGCCCCAGCCCGTACGGCACCTGTGCCGACATCAAGGGCATCGCCGAGATCTGCCACAGTCGGGGCAAGCCCCTGATCGTCGACGAGGCGTGGGGTGCCCACTTGCCCTTCCATGAAGACCTGCCGACCTGGGCGATGAACGCCGGCGCGGATGTGTGCGTGGTCAGCGTGCACAAGATGGGGGCCGGCTTCGAGCAGTTATCTGGGGTCAGATTCTGATGTTTACTGTTGTTCCCGCTGAGGCGATCTGATCTAGTCGGGCCTGATCGGAAACAGGTTAGGCTGTTGGTGTTTCCGGTTAGGGGTTGGTTGGTGCGTTCTGGTTGACGCGACGATTCAGGAGCCCATCATTCCGCGGCCGCCCATCATCGGGCCCATCATGGCGGGCATGCCGTCGGTGACGAAGCCGGTGACTTCGTGTGCGTGGGCGCGGATGGTGTTGGTGAGCTCGGGGTCGGAGGAGGTCTCGGTGGCGATAACTCCGTTAGGTGTCAGTGTGATTCGCCGCTGGTAGTCGGTTGCATGGCGGAACAGGGTGGGCAGGCTTTGACTCATGCAGCTCACTTCGGCGCCTTGGTCGAGATGCTGATACATCGAGGAGACGTGGGCGTGCAGTTGCGCGACGAGATCGGGGGCGTCGGATTCGGTGGTGGTACGGATGCCTCCGGGGATGTTTTCCACGGTGCGGCGCAGTTCGGTGTGGCGGGCGAACATGGTCATGTAGCGATCCATGTCGGTGCCGGAGACTCCGCCCATCATGCCGGGACCGTTGGCGTTCCCGGTGGGCATGCGAATACTGTTGGTGCGCAACAGGTATCCCAGTGCGGCGATCGCCCCTGCCCCACTGAGTAGGGCAAGTGCGGCGCGTCTGGTGAATTCGGTCATGTGCGGCTGCTTTCGTGATGGTGTCCCGCTCGGACCCCTTGGCTGCAGGGCAGGTCAGGTGGCAGGGGTTTTGTGGGCGACGACGCGTTCGACGAGGCCGAGTGTGAACCGCTCACGATGGTCGATCGCGAGGTCGGTCGCGGCCCGCAGGTGCTCTAGGGGGCGACGTAGGAAGTGTTCGCCGCCGAGGGGAATGGTGAATAGTTCGAGGCCCCGCTGCACGGCTCGGACTGGGGCGGTGCTGCTGCGGATGTGGTCGACGAGGATGAGTTTTCCGCCGGGGCGCAGGACTCGGGTCATTTCGGTGAGGGCTTGGGTGTGGTCGGGGATGGCGCAGAGCCCGAAGGTGCAGACGACGGTGTCGAAGCTGGCATCGTCGAACGGCAGGTGATGCGCGTCGGCTTGTTGCAGGGTGGCGGGGTGACCGAGGTCGGCGGCGCGTTGGCGGGCGATGTCGAGCATCTGCTGGCTCCAGTCGATCCCGGTCAGGGTGACGTTCTCGGGGTAGAAGGCAAGGTTGAGTCCGGTGCCGATCGCGACCTCCAGGACGTCGCCGGTGGCTTGGCTGCAGACCCATTGGCGGGAGTCGCCGAACAGGTGGCGGTCGAAGAACCCGATCTCACGGTCATAGGTGCGAGATTTCTTGTCCCAGTACCGGTTCCAGCGGGCGGTGCGATCATCGGTGGGCATGGTTCACCTCGCGTCGGCGGTCAGACGGTCAGGCGGCGTCCGATGTAGGGAACGAACCGGCCGACAGCCCCACAGTAGTCCCGGTAGGCCTGGCCGTGGATGGTGTTGAGGTAGGGCTCTTCGACCACTCGTACCTGCAGTTCGATCGTGGCCCACAAGACGGCGAAGGCGGCCAGGGCAAGCGGGTTTGGGGTGATCAGGGTGATGCCGGCGGCGAAGATCAGCATGGCGGTGAAGATGGGGTTGCGTACCAGCGCGAACACGCCGTGGCGCACCAATGTGGTTGTTTCGCTGGGGTCCACTCCGATGCGCCACGATGGGCCCATGTCGCGTTGGGCGTGGACGGTGGCGGCGATCCCGGCGACGGCCAGCACTATGCCGGTGGTCTGGATCCACGGCGCATCAAGCACGGCCATCGGGGTGAGGATGTCGAGCAGTTGCAGCAGGGGCGCGGCCGCCCCGGCGAGGATGGCGGCGATGAATCCGACACCGGCCAACCATTGCAGCGACCCGGGCCGACCGTGGATGCCGCGGAATCCGGTGGATCCGGTGTGGCGGTATTGGGTCCAACTGCGCCAGCCGAACCCTAAGACGGCAAAGATCACGTAGAAGATGAGCGCGGTGGCGGGCATGGGTGAAACCTCCTGGCCGGGACTGGGATAGGTGCCGATGTGGAGATGGGCGTTAAAGCCGATGGACGTGGGACGGCGCGGTTAGTTCTCGGCGAGCGCTTGATCAAGGGCCTTGGCGAGGTCTTCATAGCTGTGCGGTTGGATGCGGGTGCCGTTGAGGAAAAACGTCGGCGTGCCCTGCACCCCCAAGGCCCGGCCGTCGGCCATGTCGAGCCGGATGCGCTCCAGCGTGGCGGGATCGGCGTAGGCCGCGTCGAAAGCGGCCATATCCAGGCCGAGTTCTGCTGCGAATCCACGGAATACGTCATCGGCCGGGGTTTGCTTTTCACCCCACTGAGCCTGGGTGTCATACATTTTGCGATACACCGCCTCCAGCTGGCCCTGCTGGGCGGCGGCTTCCACGGCCCGGGCGGCCCGCTCGGCGTTGACGTGCGCTGGCAGCGGGAAGTGGCGGATCACGAAATTCACCCGGTCCCCGTATTCAGCCCGCAACTTTTCGATCTCCGGGTAAACCGCGCGGCAACCCTCACATTCGAAGTCGAGAAACTCCACGAACGTCACCTTGCTCTCAGGCACCGAGTTGAGCCGGTGACTGTTCTCCCGCACCACCTGCCCGATCTCGCTGGTATCGGACTGCGCTGGGGCGGTCGAGTCACGGTCGCGCACCGACAGGTAGACCAGCGCACCGATCGCCATCGCGGCGATGACGAACGCGGTGAGCAACATGCGGCTGGCGCGCGCCATTCAGATACCTCTTTCGTGGGATCGGCGGCTATATCGCATGGCATCGATGTTGGCGAGGTTGACCGATCAATAGCATTGGACGCTATCATCGTTATGTGGCGATGAAAAGTGGTTCGGTCGATCCCGCGGTGTGCGGGAATGTGGATGCGGCGACGGCGTTGTTTCACAGCCTCTCGGATGCGACCCGGTTGGCGATCCTGCGCCGCCTGGCGGGTGGTGAGGCCCGGGTGGTGGATCTGACGGGCGAGTTGGGGTTGGCGCAGTCGACGGTGTCGGCGCATCTGGCCTGCCTGCGTGACTGCGGGTTGGTGGATTTCCGGCCGCAGGGCCGCGCCTCGGTGTATCGGCTGGCCCGCCCGGAGCTGCTGGAGATGTTGCGCGCGGCCGAGGCGGTGCTGGAGGCCACCGGCAACGCGGTGGCGTTGTGCCCCAACTACGGCCTCCCCGATCAGCGGAAGAAGGTTGCTCGATGAGTGAGGCGTGTGGCTGCGGCAGCGACGAACGTAGCGACGACGAGCACGAACCCGAACGGCTCTGGGAGATCACCGAACTGCGCGCCGCCGCGGTGGCGGGTGTGGTGCTGCTGGCCGGGTATGTGGTCGGCGGGGCCGGCGGGCCCCGCCCGGTCGAAATCGGGTTGTATGCGCTGGCGTTGGCGATCGGGGCCTACACGTTCGTGCCCTCGACGCTGCGCCGGCTGACCCAAGGCAAGATCGGGGTCGGCACGCTGATGACGATCGCCGCGGTCGGCGCAGTGATCCTCGGCGAGGTCGGCGAGGCCGCCATGCTGGCGTTCCTGTTCTCCATCAGCGAAGGTCTCGAAGAATACTCGCTGGCCCGCACCCGCCGCGGCCTGCGCGCCCTGTTGTCGCTGGTGCCCGATGAGGCCACCGTCCTGCGCGACGGCGCCGAAACCATCATCCCGCCAAGCGAATTGCGGGTGGGTGACCGGATGCTGGTCAAACCCGGTGAACGCGTCGCCACCGACGGGGTCATCGTCTCAGGCCGTACCGCGCTGGATGTTTCGGCGATCACCGGCGAATCCGTGCCGGTGGAGGCCGGGCCCGGTGATGAGGTGTTCGCCGGGTCGATCAACGGCACCGGGGTGCTCGAGGTCGAGGTCACCAGCAGCGCCGCCGACAACTCGCTGGCCCGCATTGTGGCCATCGTGGAGGCCGAGCAGTCCCGCAAGGGCGAAGCCCAGCGCCTGGCCGACCGCATCGCCAAACCCCTGGTCCCGACGATCATGATCGCCGGCGTCCTCATCGCGGCCATCGGCAGCGTGTTGGGTGATCCGCTGGTGTGGATCGAACGCGCCCTGGTGGTGCTGGTGGCGGCCTCCCCATGCGCGCTGGCGATCTCGGTGCCGGTCACCGTGGTCGCCGCGATCGGCGCGGCCAGCAAGCTCGGCGTCCTGGTCAAGGGCGGCGCGGCGCTGGAAGCCCTGGGCGCGGTCCGCACCGTGGCGCTGGATAAGACCGGCACATTGACTGCCAACAAGCCCACCGTCATCGACGTCGCCACCACCAACGGCGCCACCCGCGAGCATGTGCTGGAGGTCGCGGCGGCGTTGGAGGCCCGCAGCGAACACCCCCTGGCTGCAGCGATCCTCGCCGCCGCCGAGGGCCCGGTCCGACCCGCCGAGGAGGTGGAGGCGGTCACCGGCGCCGGCCTCACCGGGTATCGCGACGGCCGCCGGTTGCGGCTCGGTCGGCCCGGCTGGCTCGATCCCGGCCCGCTGGCCGAACAGGTCGCCAAGATGCAGGCCGCCGGGGCGACCGCGGTGCTGGTCGAAGACAACGGTCAGGTCATTGGGGCGGTCGCGGTGCGTGACGAACTACGGCCCGAAGCCGCCCGGGTCGTCGAGGCGTTACGCCGTGGGGGTTATCAGGTGGCGATGCTGACCGGTGACAACCAAGCGACCGCGACCGCCCTGGCCAAGCAGGTGGGGATCGATACGGTGCATGCTGATCTGCGGCCCGAAGACAAGGCCGCGCTGATTAGTCAACTGCGCCAACATTCCTCGACGGCCATGGTCGGTGACGGCGTCAACGACGCCCCCGCCCTGGCCACCGCAGACCTCGGCATCGCCATGGGCGCAATGGGCACCGACGTGGCGATCGAAACCGCCGACGTCGCCCTCATGGGTGAAGACCTGCGCCACCTCACCCAAGCCTTCGCCCACGCCCGCCGTGCCCGGCGCATCATGCTGCAAAACGTCGGCCTCTCACTGGGCCTGATCACGGTACTCATTCCGCTCGCCCTCACCGGGATGCTGGGGTTGGCCGCGGTCGTCGCCGTGCACGAACTCGCCGAAATCGTCGTCATCGCCAACGGGGTCCGCGCCGGACGCACCAAACCCCTCCGGGGCGCCATCATCGAAACCGGAACCGACTCCCACCGGCTGGCACACACCCGCACCCAGGAAACCACGACAGCCAGTTGAACTCGGGGCGCAACAGGATCACGTCACAGCCAAGAGGGGTCGGCCGAGCAACGGGGTGAAACCCCGGATCGATCAGGTCAACGGTGTCGCACTCCGCAGCGCCGCCAGCACGCGATCCCTGGTCGGAAGGTCCAATCGGCATGCATCAGCTGCCAACTCAGTGCCCGGCTTCATGATATCCACACCATCAACGAGCACCGTCGGCGATGGATATGCACCGACCCTTTCCACCACCACATCGTCAGCGATACCCACCTCAGACAGACACTCGGCGAGCAAGCGCCGAGCCGCCGCCGCATTCGGACACCCCGGGCTCGTGAGAAGCTCCACACGCATACATCCAGCTTCGCTCAACCCGCGCGAGTTCTGCACGCCTCCAGGCGGGGCCAACTGACACCGCCCAGGCGGAGCCAATTTAGGTTGACATAGGCACGGTGCACGAAATCGTCGTCATCGCCAACGGTGTGCGCGCCGGACGCACCACACCACTGGCCGCTGGTGCCACGACCGAAGCGCCGACGGCGGCTGCAACGCACACATAGGCCCACCACCAGTGGTGGCGCTGCTGGCTGACGCTGGCCTGACCGCTCAGCGGGCGCTATGCGCGAAGCCAGTCCCATGCGGGTTCGAGTTGATCGCGTGGAAACGTCTTCAGTTGACCGCGGATGAGCAGTGCCGCGGGTATTTTGACGCACCATTCTTCCCATTTCGGGGCGCCCAGCATGGCGATCTTGTCGAAGTGACGTCGATGTTTGAGGTCGAAGATCGTGTTGGCCCAGGCCGCGGGAAGGGTCCAGCCTTCAAAGGATTCGTCGATCAGGATCAGCACCCGCAACGTGGTGTACTGCTCCAGAAGGGAGTCGATTCGTGGGCCGAGCACGTCGCGGTAGGTTTGCCGGTTCAGCTTGCCGCTGAACCGGATTCCGACGACATTGCCGGTGCTGCAGGACAGGAACTCGATCACAGCATGCCCCTCCTGGGGAAGTGTCAGTG
Above is a window of Mycolicibacterium boenickei DNA encoding:
- a CDS encoding methyltransferase family protein produces the protein MPATALIFYVIFAVLGFGWRSWTQYRHTGSTGFRGIHGRPGSLQWLAGVGFIAAILAGAAAPLLQLLDILTPMAVLDAPWIQTTGIVLAVAGIAATVHAQRDMGPSWRIGVDPSETTTLVRHGVFALVRNPIFTAMLIFAAGITLITPNPLALAAFAVLWATIELQVRVVEEPYLNTIHGQAYRDYCGAVGRFVPYIGRRLTV
- a CDS encoding MFS transporter — its product is MPALLACAAMGFAGFSLLLPAAPMWAVRIGADSLGAGAVNSVLMLFTVIAQLLVGWLLRRVGWAVTQALGLVLLGIPAVAHLLTGSLWQVLLLAALRGLGFGILTVCSVRGIAALIPQERRGRAIGAYGLSIAAPQFVLTPLAPWLAENVGYQLVFGLAAAPLLAVPLAFARPAPTLVHQPHPDRLDGVGAGLVGPIAALVVITAAGGGILTFAPQLSGATTALGALLAMTGTAALARWLIGGPADHHGAARFIAPMLGVGATGLAVIAVGIAAGGWLVIFGCALLGTAYGALQNLTLVQAFAATGEHARGAVSVAWNVGFDAGTGLGSLAVGALATSFSFPTAFAVMTAACVGVGLMWVLMRHDGQSGRGTAA
- a CDS encoding class I SAM-dependent methyltransferase, with product MPTDDRTARWNRYWDKKSRTYDREIGFFDRHLFGDSRQWVCSQATGDVLEVAIGTGLNLAFYPENVTLTGIDWSQQMLDIARQRAADLGHPATLQQADAHHLPFDDASFDTVVCTFGLCAIPDHTQALTEMTRVLRPGGKLILVDHIRSSTAPVRAVQRGLELFTIPLGGEHFLRRPLEHLRAATDLAIDHRERFTLGLVERVVAHKTPAT
- a CDS encoding DsbA family protein → MARASRMLLTAFVIAAMAIGALVYLSVRDRDSTAPAQSDTSEIGQVVRENSHRLNSVPESKVTFVEFLDFECEGCRAVYPEIEKLRAEYGDRVNFVIRHFPLPAHVNAERAARAVEAAAQQGQLEAVYRKMYDTQAQWGEKQTPADDVFRGFAAELGLDMAAFDAAYADPATLERIRLDMADGRALGVQGTPTFFLNGTRIQPHSYEDLAKALDQALAEN
- a CDS encoding ArsR/SmtB family transcription factor; this translates as MKSGSVDPAVCGNVDAATALFHSLSDATRLAILRRLAGGEARVVDLTGELGLAQSTVSAHLACLRDCGLVDFRPQGRASVYRLARPELLEMLRAAEAVLEATGNAVALCPNYGLPDQRKKVAR
- a CDS encoding SpoIIAA family protein, with amino-acid sequence MIEFLSCSTGNVVGIRFSGKLNRQTYRDVLGPRIDSLLEQYTTLRVLILIDESFEGWTLPAAWANTIFDLKHRRHFDKIAMLGAPKWEEWCVKIPAALLIRGQLKTFPRDQLEPAWDWLRA
- a CDS encoding heavy metal translocating P-type ATPase, with the protein product MSEACGCGSDERSDDEHEPERLWEITELRAAAVAGVVLLAGYVVGGAGGPRPVEIGLYALALAIGAYTFVPSTLRRLTQGKIGVGTLMTIAAVGAVILGEVGEAAMLAFLFSISEGLEEYSLARTRRGLRALLSLVPDEATVLRDGAETIIPPSELRVGDRMLVKPGERVATDGVIVSGRTALDVSAITGESVPVEAGPGDEVFAGSINGTGVLEVEVTSSAADNSLARIVAIVEAEQSRKGEAQRLADRIAKPLVPTIMIAGVLIAAIGSVLGDPLVWIERALVVLVAASPCALAISVPVTVVAAIGAASKLGVLVKGGAALEALGAVRTVALDKTGTLTANKPTVIDVATTNGATREHVLEVAAALEARSEHPLAAAILAAAEGPVRPAEEVEAVTGAGLTGYRDGRRLRLGRPGWLDPGPLAEQVAKMQAAGATAVLVEDNGQVIGAVAVRDELRPEAARVVEALRRGGYQVAMLTGDNQATATALAKQVGIDTVHADLRPEDKAALISQLRQHSSTAMVGDGVNDAPALATADLGIAMGAMGTDVAIETADVALMGEDLRHLTQAFAHARRARRIMLQNVGLSLGLITVLIPLALTGMLGLAAVVAVHELAEIVVIANGVRAGRTKPLRGAIIETGTDSHRLAHTRTQETTTAS